Proteins encoded together in one Chitinophaga varians window:
- a CDS encoding efflux RND transporter permease subunit, with protein MIADTFIKRPVTAIVISIVLVLVGILAMMNLPIGQYPEISPPTVQVTGNYTGADAQTVEQTVATPVEVQVNGTPGMTYISTNNTSSGQMSMTVNFEVGTDINIAALDVQNRVGIAQPTLPQEVQRLGLTVRKRNPSILMLVALYSPKGTHDITFLDNYTNVYVKDALLRAKGVGDIFTRADDFSMRIWLKPDKLAQMGVTAEDIRAALAEQNAQITAGSVGAPPQQTGQTFEYNIFTKGRLTTPEEFGNIIVKTRPNDGSLVYLKDVARIQLGKFNYSGNNFVDGKRAAYLLVYQAPGSNALETAANVTEAMEQLKKQFPNDVDYVVPFESVSVVKVSIEEVLHTLVEALILVVIVVFLFLQSWRATIIPILAIPVSIIATFIFFIPLGFTINTLTLFGFVLAIGIVVDDAIVVVEAVQHNIDHEKMSPKDATIQAMKEISGPVIAIALILAAVFVPVGFIPGIVGRLYQQFAITIAISVLISAFVALSLTPALCMLLLKPMHLDKDSKGLNKFFYKFNRWFGHTTSRYSIGVKKSIRYARFGIILLLCIFVGTVMLFKAKPSGFIPTEDEGRLIITFDLPESSSTERTVAVMSQMMKDLDETPGINHYAALGGLNAVNFSTKSNSATIFCSLKPWSERKPDSLQIFGMVAAVQKKLSKYKEANVVVIPPPAIPGLGQTAGFSFVLQQRGSGDIKAFEGVLQQFIAAVNKRPEIARAFSFFTARTPGYQLDIDREKAKKMGVKISDIATALQTYMGSAYINDFTVYGRNFRVVTQADSSYRGDIKNLGQFYVRNSSGTMVPLSALTSYKVIENAPVISHYNLFRSAEINGNPAPGYSSGDAINALKEVAAQVLPEGYGYEFSGLSREEILSGSKTVYIFALSIIFVFLFLAALYESWSVPFSVLLAVPIGAFGAITVLTFLPKLSNNVYAQIGLITLIGLSAKNAILIVEFAKERVDRGMDLVTAAVEAAKLRLRPIIMTSLAFLLGIMPLVLSSGAGAEARKTMGWTVLGGMFTATFLAIFIVPVLYVVITRLAYGKEKLQKMKENYQAVPEHDIQGKL; from the coding sequence ATGATTGCAGATACTTTTATAAAAAGGCCGGTGACCGCAATAGTGATCTCTATTGTACTGGTGCTGGTAGGGATACTGGCGATGATGAACCTGCCCATAGGGCAGTATCCTGAGATCTCGCCCCCTACCGTGCAGGTGACCGGTAACTATACCGGCGCGGACGCGCAAACGGTGGAACAAACCGTGGCCACGCCCGTGGAAGTGCAGGTAAACGGTACGCCCGGTATGACCTACATCTCCACCAACAATACCAGTAGCGGTCAGATGAGCATGACGGTCAACTTTGAAGTAGGTACCGATATCAATATTGCCGCACTGGACGTGCAAAACCGTGTAGGCATTGCACAGCCCACCCTGCCACAGGAAGTACAGCGTTTAGGCCTCACCGTTAGAAAGCGTAATCCCAGCATCCTGATGCTGGTGGCCTTGTACTCACCCAAAGGCACACACGATATCACCTTCCTCGACAACTACACCAACGTGTACGTAAAAGATGCGTTGCTGCGTGCGAAAGGGGTGGGCGATATCTTCACCCGTGCCGACGACTTCAGTATGCGTATCTGGCTGAAGCCCGACAAGCTGGCACAGATGGGCGTTACCGCCGAAGACATCCGCGCGGCGCTGGCGGAACAGAACGCGCAGATCACTGCCGGCTCCGTAGGTGCGCCACCGCAACAGACAGGTCAGACTTTTGAATACAATATCTTCACCAAAGGGCGTCTGACTACGCCGGAGGAATTTGGCAATATCATTGTCAAAACCCGCCCGAACGATGGTTCCCTGGTATATCTGAAAGATGTGGCCCGCATTCAGCTGGGCAAGTTCAATTACTCCGGTAACAACTTCGTGGATGGCAAACGTGCCGCCTACCTCCTGGTATACCAGGCCCCGGGCAGCAATGCGCTGGAAACGGCCGCTAACGTGACCGAAGCAATGGAGCAACTGAAGAAACAGTTCCCTAATGATGTGGATTACGTAGTGCCGTTCGAGTCAGTGTCTGTGGTGAAAGTGTCCATCGAAGAAGTGTTGCATACACTGGTAGAAGCGCTGATACTGGTGGTGATCGTGGTATTCCTGTTCCTGCAGAGCTGGAGGGCCACCATCATCCCGATCCTGGCCATCCCGGTGTCTATCATCGCCACATTTATCTTCTTCATCCCGCTGGGCTTTACCATCAATACCCTGACGTTATTCGGTTTCGTACTGGCCATCGGTATTGTGGTGGATGACGCCATCGTGGTGGTGGAAGCGGTGCAGCATAACATAGACCACGAGAAGATGTCGCCGAAAGACGCCACCATACAGGCTATGAAAGAGATATCCGGTCCGGTGATTGCCATTGCGCTGATCCTGGCGGCAGTATTTGTGCCAGTAGGATTTATCCCGGGCATCGTAGGACGCCTGTACCAGCAGTTTGCTATCACCATCGCCATCTCCGTACTGATCTCCGCTTTCGTGGCGTTGTCACTCACGCCGGCGTTGTGTATGCTGCTGCTGAAGCCTATGCATCTCGATAAAGATTCCAAAGGCCTTAACAAGTTCTTCTATAAATTCAACCGCTGGTTTGGTCATACTACTTCCCGTTACTCCATAGGTGTGAAAAAGAGCATCCGTTATGCCCGTTTCGGCATTATCCTGCTGCTTTGCATCTTCGTAGGTACGGTGATGTTGTTCAAAGCCAAACCGTCCGGCTTTATCCCCACAGAAGATGAAGGCCGTCTGATCATCACCTTCGACCTGCCGGAATCATCTTCCACAGAACGTACCGTGGCGGTGATGAGCCAGATGATGAAAGACCTCGACGAAACGCCGGGCATCAATCACTATGCGGCACTCGGAGGTCTGAATGCGGTGAACTTCTCCACGAAGTCCAACAGTGCCACTATCTTCTGTTCCCTGAAACCCTGGAGCGAACGTAAACCGGACTCCCTCCAGATCTTCGGAATGGTGGCTGCCGTGCAGAAAAAACTCAGCAAATACAAAGAAGCCAATGTGGTGGTGATCCCGCCGCCGGCCATCCCCGGTCTGGGGCAGACTGCCGGTTTCTCCTTTGTATTGCAACAACGTGGAAGCGGTGATATCAAGGCTTTTGAAGGTGTGTTGCAGCAGTTCATTGCCGCTGTCAACAAACGGCCGGAAATAGCACGTGCGTTCTCTTTCTTCACCGCACGTACCCCTGGTTACCAGCTGGACATCGATCGTGAAAAAGCGAAGAAAATGGGTGTGAAGATCTCTGACATTGCCACCGCTTTACAGACGTATATGGGTAGTGCCTATATCAACGACTTCACCGTATATGGCCGTAACTTCCGCGTGGTAACACAGGCGGACTCTTCTTACCGTGGAGATATTAAGAACCTGGGCCAGTTTTATGTGCGTAACAGTTCCGGTACCATGGTGCCGTTGAGCGCGCTCACATCTTACAAAGTGATTGAGAATGCGCCGGTGATCTCCCACTATAACTTGTTCCGCTCCGCGGAAATCAACGGTAACCCTGCTCCCGGCTACAGTAGCGGCGACGCTATCAATGCCCTGAAAGAAGTGGCTGCGCAGGTATTGCCGGAAGGATATGGGTATGAGTTCTCCGGTCTGAGCCGTGAGGAGATATTATCCGGCTCCAAAACCGTATATATCTTCGCGTTATCCATCATCTTCGTGTTCCTGTTCCTGGCAGCGCTGTATGAAAGCTGGTCAGTACCGTTCTCTGTACTGCTGGCAGTGCCTATCGGCGCCTTTGGCGCGATCACGGTACTCACGTTCCTGCCTAAACTGAGCAACAACGTATATGCACAGATTGGTTTGATCACGCTCATCGGTCTGTCGGCCAAAAACGCCATCCTGATCGTAGAGTTTGCCAAGGAGCGTGTGGACAGAGGCATGGACCTGGTGACTGCCGCCGTGGAAGCCGCCAAGCTGCGTCTGCGTCCGATCATCATGACATCGCTGGCGTTCCTGCTGGGTATCATGCCGCTGGTATTATCTTCCGGCGCCGGCGCCGAAGCCCGTAAAACCATGGGCTGGACGGTACTGGGGGGTATGTTTACCGCTACCTTCCTGGCCATTTTCATTGTACCGGTGCTGTATGTAGTCATCACCCGACTGGCATATGGTAAAGAGAAACTACAGAAAATGAAAGAGAACTATCAGGCAGTGCCTGAACATGACATACAGGGTAAACTGTAA
- a CDS encoding TrmH family RNA methyltransferase: MTPERKERLLTTLNRRQANLTVVLEDVQDPHNVSAVLRTCDAVGIQDVYVISTMAPRQKKWGHRSSSSAAMWLTIHQFDNVEECMAALRAKYDRIYTTHLATDAISLYDIDFTGSVALVFGNEQMGVSEKIRSLSDGNFIIPQMGIIKSLNISVACAVSIYEAMRQKTLAGHYDKPGLPPEQYNALAEQWGYKEEGE; the protein is encoded by the coding sequence ATGACACCAGAAAGGAAGGAGCGGTTATTGACCACCCTGAACAGGCGGCAGGCCAATTTAACGGTTGTATTGGAAGATGTGCAGGACCCGCATAACGTTTCTGCCGTATTACGTACCTGCGATGCCGTAGGCATACAGGATGTATATGTTATCAGTACCATGGCCCCGCGCCAGAAGAAATGGGGGCACAGAAGCAGCAGTAGTGCTGCTATGTGGCTGACCATCCATCAGTTTGATAATGTAGAGGAATGTATGGCCGCGCTGCGCGCCAAATATGACAGGATATATACCACGCACCTGGCAACAGATGCGATCAGTCTGTATGATATCGACTTCACCGGCTCTGTTGCACTGGTATTCGGCAATGAACAAATGGGTGTCAGTGAAAAGATCAGGTCCCTGTCGGATGGAAATTTCATCATCCCGCAAATGGGCATTATCAAATCGCTGAACATATCCGTGGCCTGTGCTGTCAGTATCTATGAAGCCATGCGCCAGAAAACGCTGGCCGGTCATTATGATAAGCCGGGGTTGCCCCCTGAACAATATAACGCTCTTGCGGAACAGTGGGGGTATAAAGAGGAGGGGGAATAA
- a CDS encoding AsmA family protein produces the protein MLKKILKIVAVTLVVLILAAIAIPYFFKDKIMAKVKTELNKHLTAKVDFKDVDISLFRHFPRLAVGLDELQVTGTGEFDGDTLLAVKQIDVALDLMSVIKGGKMDIYNVALINPRIYAVVHKNGAANWNITKPDTAQAKPADTSKTTFALSLQQYKIEDALINYDDQQGNMQLIIDGLTHQGKGDFTQDKFTLSTSTKADGITFRYGPIPYLSSVKTKLDADIQIDNTTSTYTLKEGKAALNNLEVALQGFFKLVNDSTYGMDLSFKAPSTDFKDLLSLVPAIYKADFDKIKTSGNAAFGGYVKGNYSSTQMPAFGLDLNVKNGFFQYPDLPKPVKNIQIAMKVSNPDGVPDHTIVDMPTAHLEMDNTPLDLRLLVKTPVSDMYLDGAAKGKIDLSKITQFVKLGAGTSLNGLLDADISAKGNMSAIEKQQYDRFYAAGTLQLSNMLYKSPDYPDGVNVKNLFLQFNPKNVTVKELSGQYLGTNFDANGEVNNLLAYTFKNAPLDGKLNFKADQVNVNKFMGTTATTTAGTDKAPAKVDSAAMMPFAVPANLNISLQTAVGKVLYDKAELNNVTGTLLLKDETLTMQQLKANALQGTMEINGSYSTKNSKTNPDVNVAYDVQNLDVQQTFNTFNTVQKLMPIGKFLSGKITSQLKMHGKLGKDMSPVLNTLTGDGNLLLIQGFLKQFAPVDQLASTLNISQLKDISLRDIKNYFAFENGRVKVNPFKVAVNGITMNIAGSHGFDQSLDYTLQLALPRSLMGAAGNSLVNNLVSQAQNKGIPVNLGDSVHLQVLMAGNIMKPSLKTDLKESANNLKNQAAELVKNKIDTVKNVVRDSVNQIKNNAVNALKDELKNQLSGKKDSAHTGGKPLENVGKQAGESVKNTLNGLFGKKKPAADSTKQ, from the coding sequence ATGCTCAAAAAAATCCTGAAGATTGTAGCGGTTACACTGGTAGTACTCATTTTGGCAGCCATCGCCATTCCTTATTTCTTTAAGGACAAGATCATGGCCAAAGTGAAAACAGAACTCAATAAACACCTGACAGCTAAAGTAGACTTTAAAGACGTGGATATCAGCCTTTTCCGGCATTTTCCACGGCTGGCGGTAGGACTGGACGAGCTCCAGGTGACCGGTACCGGCGAGTTTGACGGAGACACCCTGCTGGCTGTAAAACAAATAGATGTAGCCCTCGATCTGATGAGTGTCATCAAAGGCGGCAAAATGGATATCTATAACGTGGCGCTGATCAACCCACGCATATACGCTGTGGTACATAAAAACGGCGCGGCCAACTGGAACATCACCAAACCGGATACTGCCCAGGCCAAGCCGGCAGATACCAGCAAAACCACTTTCGCCCTGAGCCTCCAGCAATATAAAATTGAAGATGCGCTGATCAACTATGACGACCAGCAAGGCAATATGCAACTGATCATCGATGGACTTACCCATCAGGGTAAAGGAGACTTCACCCAGGATAAGTTCACCCTCTCTACCAGCACCAAAGCAGACGGCATCACTTTCCGCTATGGCCCTATCCCTTACCTCTCCAGTGTAAAAACCAAACTGGACGCTGATATTCAGATAGATAATACTACGAGCACGTATACACTAAAAGAAGGCAAAGCAGCGCTCAACAACCTGGAAGTGGCCCTGCAGGGTTTCTTTAAACTGGTCAACGATTCCACCTACGGCATGGACCTGAGCTTTAAAGCTCCTTCCACCGACTTCAAAGACCTGCTCTCCCTCGTCCCGGCCATCTACAAAGCTGATTTCGATAAGATCAAAACCAGTGGCAACGCTGCCTTCGGCGGTTATGTAAAAGGTAACTACTCCTCCACACAGATGCCGGCCTTCGGACTGGACCTCAACGTAAAAAATGGTTTCTTCCAATATCCTGATCTGCCCAAACCGGTGAAAAATATCCAGATCGCGATGAAAGTCAGCAATCCCGATGGTGTGCCTGATCATACTATAGTAGACATGCCGACTGCCCATCTCGAAATGGACAATACACCACTGGACCTGCGCCTGCTGGTGAAAACACCGGTATCCGATATGTACCTGGACGGCGCCGCCAAAGGCAAAATAGACCTGTCCAAAATCACCCAGTTCGTGAAACTGGGCGCCGGCACCAGCCTGAACGGCCTCCTCGATGCCGACATCTCCGCCAAAGGCAATATGAGCGCCATCGAAAAACAACAGTACGACCGCTTCTATGCCGCCGGCACACTGCAACTCAGCAATATGTTGTATAAAAGCCCGGATTACCCCGATGGCGTCAACGTAAAAAATCTCTTTCTCCAGTTCAATCCCAAAAACGTGACCGTGAAAGAACTGAGCGGTCAATACCTGGGCACCAACTTCGATGCCAACGGTGAAGTAAATAACCTGCTCGCCTATACGTTTAAAAACGCTCCCCTCGACGGTAAACTTAACTTCAAAGCCGATCAGGTGAATGTGAATAAATTCATGGGCACCACGGCCACTACTACAGCCGGCACCGACAAAGCCCCTGCTAAAGTGGATTCCGCTGCCATGATGCCGTTCGCTGTGCCTGCCAATCTGAACATCAGCCTGCAAACCGCTGTGGGCAAAGTGCTGTATGATAAAGCAGAACTGAACAACGTGACAGGCACCCTGCTGCTGAAAGATGAAACCCTCACCATGCAACAGCTGAAAGCCAACGCGCTGCAAGGCACCATGGAAATCAACGGCAGCTACAGCACCAAAAACAGCAAGACCAACCCCGACGTTAACGTCGCCTACGATGTGCAGAACCTCGACGTGCAACAGACTTTCAACACTTTCAATACAGTACAGAAACTGATGCCCATCGGCAAATTCCTCTCCGGCAAAATCACGTCACAGCTGAAAATGCACGGCAAACTCGGCAAAGACATGAGCCCTGTGCTCAATACCCTCACCGGCGATGGTAACCTGCTGCTGATACAAGGTTTCCTGAAACAATTTGCACCGGTGGACCAACTGGCCAGCACACTCAATATCTCCCAGCTGAAAGACATCTCCCTGAGAGATATCAAAAACTATTTTGCCTTTGAAAACGGTCGCGTAAAAGTGAATCCGTTCAAAGTAGCGGTCAACGGCATTACCATGAACATCGCCGGTTCACACGGCTTCGACCAGTCGCTCGACTACACCCTGCAACTGGCGCTGCCCCGCAGCCTCATGGGCGCTGCCGGCAACAGCCTGGTGAACAACCTCGTGTCACAGGCACAGAACAAAGGCATCCCCGTTAACCTGGGCGACAGCGTTCACCTGCAGGTGCTTATGGCTGGCAACATCATGAAACCATCCCTGAAAACAGACCTGAAAGAAAGCGCCAACAACCTGAAAAACCAGGCCGCTGAACTGGTGAAAAATAAAATAGATACTGTGAAAAACGTGGTGCGTGATTCTGTGAACCAGATTAAAAACAATGCGGTCAATGCATTAAAAGATGAACTTAAAAACCAGTTAAGCGGTAAAAAAGACTCTGCGCACACAGGTGGCAAACCCCTGGAAAACGTAGGCAAACAAGCCGGAGAGTCCGTAAAAAACACGCTCAACGGCCTGTTCGGCAAGAAAAAACCGGCAGCTGATTCTACCAAACAATAA
- a CDS encoding SdpI family protein — protein MGYFIRRYPPKSSRSWYGYRSALATRSPEMWQAANQHAAYISRRIGIILIPTGIACALFFDSQTDWFWYITVGAVVTGAMYMVGYTEWRLQQIEPESPGEINDNL, from the coding sequence ATGGGGTATTTTATCCGGCGTTACCCACCTAAAAGCAGTAGATCGTGGTACGGCTACCGTAGTGCCCTTGCCACCCGCAGCCCTGAAATGTGGCAGGCTGCTAATCAGCATGCCGCCTATATTTCCAGGCGTATCGGTATCATACTGATCCCCACCGGCATCGCCTGCGCCCTCTTCTTCGACAGCCAGACAGACTGGTTCTGGTACATCACCGTAGGGGCGGTAGTAACAGGCGCTATGTACATGGTAGGTTATACAGAATGGCGGCTCCAGCAAATAGAACCCGAATCCCCGGGAGAAATCAATGACAATTTATAG
- a CDS encoding type VI secretion system Vgr family protein — MAQLTDAVFSINGTPISTYSSFTLTQSIFEHHRFTLTCTSQTIDGLSGIFSSSQDMIGNTFEAHISGIGLSGKLQFNGIITNVETSRVNGEYGNVIISGYSPTIILDNGPHCKSWENQTVKGIAEDVLKHFPHQLLAPKFMPVSKQVFEYAVQYKETAWAFLHRLCAQQGEWLYWNGSGLVMAPPSGDTKTQLVYGSTLSHFNIHLNARPTDRQYIGWDYQNSLIYTSTGKEVGQKAGLNALGTKVLENAQTIFGTQPKQWNFRYADSKKQQDDMATLHGAIESTKMIMLTGQSGHPGVAIGSRTEITGNNVFNGGSTEDYGEYLVIAVEHFVDTKGDYSNHFTAVPGSLRVPPVVIPEDPLCEVQSAFVTDNADPRGMGRVRVKFHWMNGPEKTPWIRIAAPHGGHNKGHFFIPENGEEVMIGFEGKNAHRPYVIGTVYHADANTEFGNADNDIKTIQTRSGNKIVYDDGGKSITLQDASGNTVLMDGNGSIVVNAASSNVNIRAPQTTNLNASDLNLVANNTLSILVGNTFNMSAGNQIMMNVMAKMLVTTPELRQLVTKYMHLQAGKALINTPEGEMKIEAEDFYLAGQKKIFLHSNESATINSKGIAEIKVQEANKHSNTAVTYEVAPNLLTATAIVHFRPQRRWKGQFGFDWFRIGDTRLDGDVSYDSLIGQYYTLPVTDANTKRNADVNSWTANFHADPQPAAFTAYDRLTRLKGLYGNYTYSFDKDAQGKPINIPYYIPFLALLPRKTDPANPKTVLESGEADLELHLTIKKVDKTEQKPDKLIFEMDNTLMDEKHPLVSIDKHTILKEKISSKIDVTITCKADFNDDKEIKVWAISLDPQSKQEIARFPAGILKIVAPLKKMVKDIVIVKVRTNAGTGSPSSLNEIKRNLKQALIGINLVEKTMNPDSKRNDFVSLDVRDHTKNHQTIDFNAEYNVEGTNIKSSSGSKNVSLDSFLKTELEKRYPGTFTNHFKLFFLANTYQQVLADDGTGTGVGGYSNLGTDYGLMFKTHSATTIGHECLHGLGLPHTFYGEEYIYKAMSTDNVMDYSHLTKDKVTGAAHTAIDRVSTWYWQWKIINSKI, encoded by the coding sequence ATGGCGCAATTAACCGACGCCGTGTTTAGTATCAACGGCACCCCGATATCAACATATTCCAGTTTTACGCTGACCCAAAGCATCTTCGAGCATCATCGTTTTACGCTGACCTGCACATCACAGACCATTGACGGCCTTTCCGGGATATTCAGTTCATCACAGGATATGATCGGTAACACCTTCGAAGCGCATATTTCAGGTATTGGGCTCAGTGGTAAACTACAATTCAATGGTATCATCACCAATGTAGAAACTTCGCGAGTGAACGGAGAGTATGGGAATGTCATTATTTCCGGTTATAGCCCTACTATCATTCTGGACAATGGCCCTCATTGCAAAAGCTGGGAAAACCAAACCGTCAAAGGCATTGCAGAAGATGTATTAAAACACTTTCCTCACCAGCTACTGGCACCGAAGTTCATGCCGGTGTCGAAACAGGTATTCGAGTATGCCGTGCAGTATAAAGAAACCGCTTGGGCATTTCTGCACCGGCTTTGCGCCCAGCAGGGAGAATGGCTATACTGGAATGGCAGTGGGCTGGTGATGGCTCCTCCATCAGGAGATACCAAAACCCAACTTGTATATGGTAGTACGCTCAGTCATTTTAACATCCATCTGAATGCCCGGCCCACGGACAGACAGTACATTGGGTGGGACTATCAGAACAGTCTTATATATACCAGCACCGGGAAAGAAGTCGGACAAAAAGCCGGTTTAAACGCTTTAGGCACTAAAGTGCTGGAAAACGCGCAAACCATATTCGGAACGCAACCCAAACAATGGAACTTCAGGTATGCCGACAGCAAAAAACAACAGGATGATATGGCCACCTTACATGGCGCCATAGAAAGCACTAAAATGATAATGCTTACCGGACAAAGTGGTCACCCTGGTGTAGCCATTGGCAGCAGAACTGAAATCACGGGAAATAATGTTTTTAATGGCGGCAGCACTGAAGACTATGGAGAATATCTCGTTATAGCCGTTGAACACTTTGTCGATACCAAGGGCGATTACAGTAACCATTTTACGGCTGTTCCAGGCTCGTTGCGTGTACCACCGGTAGTCATTCCCGAAGATCCACTCTGCGAAGTGCAAAGTGCTTTTGTGACCGACAATGCAGACCCAAGAGGCATGGGCAGAGTAAGGGTGAAATTCCACTGGATGAATGGCCCAGAAAAAACGCCATGGATCAGAATAGCCGCTCCGCATGGAGGACACAATAAAGGACATTTCTTTATTCCTGAAAACGGGGAGGAAGTGATGATAGGATTCGAAGGCAAAAATGCTCATCGGCCTTATGTTATTGGCACTGTTTATCACGCTGACGCCAACACGGAATTTGGCAACGCCGATAATGATATCAAAACCATCCAGACGCGCAGCGGCAATAAAATAGTGTATGATGACGGAGGTAAAAGCATCACACTGCAGGATGCCAGTGGCAATACAGTATTGATGGACGGCAACGGCAGTATTGTTGTGAATGCCGCCAGCAGTAATGTGAATATCCGCGCACCGCAAACGACGAACCTGAACGCCAGTGACCTGAACCTGGTGGCCAATAATACACTTAGCATCCTTGTCGGCAACACTTTCAATATGAGCGCCGGCAATCAGATCATGATGAACGTAATGGCTAAGATGCTGGTCACCACGCCGGAGTTGCGGCAACTGGTGACTAAATACATGCATTTACAGGCCGGCAAAGCGTTGATTAACACACCTGAAGGGGAAATGAAAATAGAGGCAGAGGACTTTTATCTTGCTGGGCAGAAAAAAATATTTCTCCATTCCAATGAGAGCGCTACCATTAACTCAAAAGGGATAGCAGAGATCAAAGTACAGGAGGCTAATAAACATAGCAATACTGCTGTAACATACGAGGTCGCACCTAATCTTCTTACTGCTACAGCCATTGTGCATTTCCGTCCTCAGCGACGATGGAAGGGGCAGTTCGGTTTTGACTGGTTCAGGATCGGTGACACCCGCCTGGATGGCGACGTGTCGTATGACTCGCTCATTGGTCAATACTATACGCTGCCAGTCACCGATGCCAATACGAAACGCAATGCGGATGTCAATTCCTGGACTGCGAACTTTCATGCAGACCCACAGCCCGCGGCATTTACAGCGTACGACCGGTTAACAAGGCTAAAAGGTCTGTACGGTAACTACACCTATTCATTTGATAAAGATGCTCAAGGTAAGCCGATCAATATTCCTTACTACATTCCCTTTTTAGCGCTGTTGCCCAGAAAAACCGACCCTGCCAATCCGAAGACTGTCCTCGAGTCCGGCGAAGCCGATCTGGAACTGCATTTGACAATCAAAAAGGTAGACAAAACAGAACAAAAGCCAGACAAGCTGATATTCGAAATGGACAATACGCTTATGGATGAAAAACATCCACTGGTAAGCATCGATAAGCATACCATTCTCAAAGAGAAGATCAGCAGTAAGATTGACGTGACGATCACCTGTAAAGCGGATTTTAATGACGATAAAGAAATCAAAGTGTGGGCAATAAGCCTTGATCCACAAAGCAAACAGGAGATCGCCCGCTTTCCCGCAGGGATCTTAAAAATAGTTGCACCTCTAAAGAAGATGGTCAAAGACATCGTAATTGTGAAGGTCCGGACCAATGCTGGCACCGGCAGCCCTTCTTCTCTCAATGAGATCAAACGAAACCTTAAACAAGCGCTGATTGGCATCAATCTCGTTGAAAAAACAATGAATCCTGATAGTAAACGCAACGATTTTGTATCTTTAGATGTAAGGGACCATACGAAAAACCATCAGACCATCGATTTTAATGCAGAGTACAATGTAGAAGGAACAAATATCAAATCCAGTTCCGGCAGCAAAAACGTGTCACTGGACAGTTTCCTGAAGACGGAGCTGGAGAAGCGTTATCCAGGTACTTTCACGAATCACTTCAAGCTCTTCTTTCTGGCAAATACCTATCAGCAAGTGCTTGCGGATGATGGAACAGGAACGGGCGTAGGCGGGTATTCCAACCTTGGTACAGATTACGGCCTGATGTTCAAGACGCACAGCGCCACCACCATTGGGCATGAATGCCTTCATGGACTGGGGTTGCCACATACCTTCTACGGAGAGGAGTATATATACAAGGCCATGTCAACGGATAATGTGATGGACTATTCCCATCTGACGAAAGATAAAGTGACCGGCGCTGCTCACACTGCTATTGACAGAGTTAGTACCTGGTACTGGCAATGGAAAATAATAAATTCTAAGATCTGA